Part of the Stackebrandtia endophytica genome is shown below.
GAGTGGCCAGTACGGGGTGGCATGCGGTGAAGATGAGTCGCAGCAGATCGTCGCCGATGTCCTCATTGGCCTCGGCGAACTCGTCGACGGTGACGGTGCCCAACCGGCGGGCCAGCTGGGCCGTACGATCGGCCAGTCGTTCATCACGTCGGAACCTGTCGATCGCGCGATTCTTGGCGGCGGTCGTCAACCACGCCCCGGGATTGTCGGGGACACCGGTGTGAGGCCACTTCTCCAACGCGAGGACCAACGCATCCTGTGCGAGTTCCTCCGCCAACCCGATGTCACGAACCATTCGCGACAGTGTCGCGATCAGTCGTGTCGATTCGATGCGCCACACCGCCTCGATGCGGGTGCGGGTCTGGTCCTCTTCGGTCACCGCGTCAGTCTAGGTCGGGCCCGAGAGAACGGACCCGACCTGGGACGGTGGTGGTGAATCAATCACCGGCTCCGGTGAACAGTGGAGAGACGTAGCCGTAGCCGTCGCCGCCACCGACCTTGAAGAACCGGGTGGACCACTCGACGGCCTCCTCCATGCTCTTCACATCGACGATGGCAAAACCACCGATGAGCTCCTTGGTCTCGGTGAACGGACCGTCGGTGTGGGTGATCTTGCCGCCCTCGGAGGTGATGCGCACCACCTGCGAGCTGGGCGGGCAACCTCCCGCGGTGACCAGGATGCCGGCCTGGGCGACCTCGTTCATGAACTCGGCCATGTCGGCCATCAGCTCCGGCGACGGCGGGGTGCCGGCTTCGGACTCCGGGCTGTGGCTGCTCCACATGATGAACTGCAAGGTGTCTCCTCGATCTCGTCGGGCCGGCTCGATTCGAGCCGGACACCCAACCGACGAATGAGCCGATCGGATTTCGACACCTTCGACGAATTTCTTCAAAGAATTTCTCGAACGCTCCAGTGTCGTCGATCACGACGGTGATCGCGCAGGTCAGGCGGCGGGTGCGGCTCCACCGGAGGAATCAACGCGGCGGCCCGGCCACACCACACGGGGTGACCGGGCTGCGAACGGTTGTCCTAGCGGGCGTTGAGACGCCGATTGCGCTCGCGCTGTTTGGCGTCGAGCACCACCTTGCGGATGCGCACCGCGGTGGGGGTGACCTCGACGCACTCGTCCTCACGGCAGAACTCCAGCGCCTGCTCCAGCGACAGCTTGCGCGGCGGAATCAGCCGCTCCAACTCCTCCGCGGTGGAGGAGCGAACGTTGGTGAGCTTCTTCTCCTTGCAGATGTTGACATCCATGTCGTCGGCGCGAGAGTTCTCGCCGACGATCATGCCCTCGTAGACCTCGGTCGTCGGTTCGACGAACATCGTTCCGCGTTCCTGCAGGTTGAACATCGCGTAACTGGAGGCCACGCCCGGGCGATCTGCCACCAGCGAACCCGACTGCCGAGTGCGGATGTCACCGAACCAGGGCTCGTAGGACTCGAAGACGTGGTGCGCGATACCGGTGCCCCGGGTATCGGTGAGGAACTCGGTGCGGAAGCCGATGAGACCGCGCGCCGGAATCAGCCACTCCATCCGGATCCACCCGGTGCCGTGGTTGACCATCTGCTCCATGCGGCCCTTCCGGGTGGCCAGCAGCTGCGTGATGGCTCCCAGGTATTCCTCGGGGGCGTCGATGGTGAGTCGTTCGACCGGCTCGCAACGCTTTCCGTCGATCTCACGGGTGACCACCTGGGGCTTGCCCACGGTCAACTCGTAGTTCTCGCGTCGCATCTGCTCGACCAGGATGGCCAACGCCAACTCGCCTCGGCCCTGCACCTCCCAGGCGTCGGGTCGCTCGGTCTCCAGGACGCGCAACGAGACGTTACCGATGAGCTCCTTGTCGAGGCGGTCCTTGACCATGCGCGCGGTCACCTTGGCGCCCTTGGCCCTCCCGGTCAGGGGCGAGGTGTTGGTGCCGATGGTCATCGAGATGGCGGGTTCGTCGACGGTGATCAACGGGAGCGGTTGCGGGTTCTCGGCGTCGGCGAGGGTCTCACCGATCATGATCTCGGGGATTCCCGCGACCGCGATGATGTCGCCGGGCCCGGCCTGTTCGGCGGGCTTGCGTTCCAGCGCCTCGGTCATCAGCAGTTCGGAGATGCGGACGTTGGTCTGGCTGCCGTCGGTGCGGCACCACGTGACCGTCTGTCCTTTACGGATGATTCCCTGGCGGACCCGGCACAGTGCCAACCGACCCAGGAACGGTGAGGCGTCCAAGTTCGTCACGTGCGCCTGAAGCGGCGAGCCCTCGTCGTACTCCGGCGCCGGAATGGTGCTCAACAACGTGTCGAACAACGGCAACAGATCGGTGCTGTCACTGGGGATCTCACCGTCGGCGGGTTCGGTCAGCGAGGCGAGGCCGTCCCTGGCGCAGGCGTAGACGATCGGGAAGTCGATCTGGTCCTCGTCGGCGTCCAAATCCAAGAACAGCTCGTAGGTCTCGTCGACCACCTCTTTGATGCGAGCGTCCGGCCGGTCTACCTTGTTGATGACCAGCACGATCGGCATGCGAGCCGACAGGGCCTTGCGCAACACGAAACGGGTCTGCGGCAGCGGCCCCTCGGAGGCGTCGACCAGCAGGACCACACCGTCCACCATCGTCAGGCCGCGCTCGACCTCGCCACCGAAGTCGGCGTGGCCGGGGGTGTCGATGATGTTGATGGTGATGTCCTCACCGGCGGGGGTGCGGTGGCGTACCGCGGTGTTCTTCGCCAGGATGGTGATGCCCTTTTCACGCTCCAGATCCATGGAGTCCATGACCCGGTCGTCTACCGCCGCGCCCTCCCGGAACGCGCCGGCTTGGCGCAGCATGGCGTCGACCAGGGTTGTCTTACCGTGGTCGACATGGGCGATAATCGCGACATTGCGCAGGTCAGTGCGTTGGGCCATGACCTCCATTGTCGGTTATTCCCGGCAAGCCGTTTTTAGCGGGCTGGGTGCCGCCGGTCACAGTGGCTTGACCCGGTCGTCGTCGTGGCGCGTGATGATGGGTCAAATAGGGGGCTGACCAGGTCAAATCGGGCGGTGACCGCGCCACCGGAACCGTTGCCGGCTTCCGCCGTCGGGTCCGGTGGGTTCGAGCCGACCGGGTTCGAACCCCAGCCGTTCGTAAAACGCGCGGGCACCACCGTGCACCGCCGCCGGATGGTCGACGCCGAACGTCACGACGTCGACGGTGACGGCGGCTTGGACGTCCGCTGAATCGGGCGGGGCGGTGAAACGGCGCATGGCCTCGGCCACCAGCGATCGGCCGACCCCGGTGCCACGGGCCGCCGTCGCCACCACCAGCCAACCGATGTGAAAGTCGGGGAACCGGCCGCCGAACAGCAGGCCACCGTGCAGACCGTCCTCGCCATCGGCCACCAAGGCCCGAGATTTATCCACACGGGACAAAACCGCCGCGTGAAATCCGGGTTCGTCGACCATCGGTCCGAACCAGTGCTCGACCTCGGCGGCCAGTTTCAGGAACTCGGGCAGATCCGCCCGGGTGGCCAACCGGATGCCTTCGCCGATCACAGTCGCCGCAACAGATCCAACTGGATCTCGGTCTGGAACGCCATCCCGCCCTCATGCTCGTTCCACGGCCACACGTCGATCTCGGCTTCGCCACCCCAGTGGTTGTAGGCGGCGAAGACCGTCGACGGTGGACATGTGGTGTCCCGCAGCGCCACCGAGTATCGCGCCGTCGTCGTGGCTCGCGCCGCGAAGTGCATTCCATCGAAGTAGGACAGTGTCCGCATGACCCGGTCGGCGTCCAACCGCTGACCCGCGAGGTATTCCACCAGTTCCGGGTAGGGGCCGGTGGAGGCGAGGTCGAGGGCACGCGAGAAATGGGACAGGAACGGCACGTCGATGAACGCCGCCAGCAGGTCGTTGCGAAGACCGGCGACCGCCTGTGCGATCGCACCGCCTTGGCTGCCACCGGCGACCACGATGCGGGCCGGGTCGATTCGGTCGTGAGCGGCGGCGACGTCGACGGCCAACACCGCATCGGTGAACAGGCGCCGGTAGTAGTAGGTGTCGGGGGAGGAGATGCCCTTGGTCATCATCCCGGAGGACTGGGCGTGATCGGTGCCGTGCGGGTCACCGGTGGCGCCGACGGCGGCGCGCGCGGAGGCGCCCTGGCCCCGCGAGTCCATGACCAGGTTGGCCCAACCGGCCGCCGCCCAGGTCAGGTGCTGGTGGGGCAGCCCTCGCCCGTGCGAGTAGCCCAGGTAGCTGACCACACAGCCCGCGATGTCCCCCTTGGGAAGCACCAGCCACGCCCGAACCGGATCACCGTCACCACCGGCGAACTCGACGTCGTCGACGGTGACCAGCGAGAGTCCCGAGTCGACGCGGGTGAACAGGGGTGCCCCGGCGGCCTCGCGGGCCTGTGCCAGGGTGCCGTCCCAGAATGCGTCGAAATCGGCGGGCTCGTCACGCTGGGGGCGGTAGGCGCGCAGTTGCTCCAGCGGCATGTCGAACAGGGGCATGGTGATGTTTCTATCACCGGTTCTTCGTCACCGGGTATCCGGTGTGATCGACTTCGCGACATCGAGGCGCCCGGCGGCGATAATCGACCCATGGGACGATTCGAGCGTCTCGACCGCGCCCGCCCGACGGTGGTGTCCGATCCGGGCTGGCTGCGGGCGCTGGTCTGGTTGGGATTCCCGTTCGCCGGAGCGATGCTCGTGTGGTTCGCCGGTCAACTGGTGGGGTTGTCGTCCGGTGAGGCGCCGAGGCCGTTGGCCGTCGTGGTCACCGCCTTTCTGGCGATCCCCGAACCGGCCAGGATCGGCGGTGCGGCCGTCATCGGCGCATTTCTGGGCGCCGGCCTGTCGTTTCTGGCGCAGTCGGAGAGTCTGACCGTGGTGGTCTCAGCCCGGGACGTGCGGATCCGACGGGGGATCAGCGGTGAACTCCGGATACCCGCCACCGAGGTGGCCGCGGTGTTCGCCGACGGCACCGATCTGGTGGTACAGGACGCCGCGGGGATGGAACCGGCGCGCGAACGACACGACCTGGCGGTGGGCAGGTTGCGGCGGGCCTTTCTGGAACACGGGTATCGGTGGAGCGACGACGGCGACCCCCACGCCGGCGACTTCCGTCGATGGTTCGACGGCACGCCCGAACTGCCCGAGCGGATCAATCGCCTCCTGCGTGATCGTGCCACCGCCTTGCGTCGCTGGACCAACGACCGTTCCGACGCCATCGCCGGGCAACTGCGCACATCGGGTGTCATCGTCCGCGATCACGACGATGCGCAGTACTGGCGAAAACAGGCCGAACCGCTGTAGCCGCTACGACTCGATGCCGTCCTCGCGGCCGGCCCGCCGCAGGCCGTCGATCACCGCCTGGATCGTGGGACGATGGGAGCTGCCGCGCCGGGTCAACGCCACCACCTCACGGCCCACCGACGAGTCGGCGATGGACAGAACCACCGGTCCGGGTGAACCGGTCGTCGGCAACGCCGATTGCGGCAGCACCGTGACACCGTGCCCGGCGGCGACCAGCGCGTTGATGACCGTGTGGTCGGCCGAGCGGTGCATGATGTCGGGCTCGAACCCCGCTCGGCGGCACAACGACGGAACCAGCCTCCCGAAGTAGCTGTCCGGCTCACCGCTCACCCACGCGTCAGCGGCCAGTTCGGTGATCGACACCGGCTCCGTCGATCCTGCCAGCCGATGACCGGCTGGAACCACCAGTCGCACCGGGTCGCGGAAGAGGCGGGTCGCCACCAGTTGTTCCATCGGTCGCAAGGGTGTCGCCTCGTAACGCGGCACGACCGCGATGTCGACCTCCCCGGCGGGTAGCGCGATCAGTGCCTCCTCGGTGTTGAGACTTCGACACTCGACGCGAAGATTCGGATATCGCGACCGCAGCAGCGTCAACGCCCGCGGGACCACGGTGATGGCGGCCGTCTGAACCGCGGCCAGCCCGACGGTGCCCGACACCTCGCGACGAGCCCGTTCCACCACTGCGTCGGAACGTTCCACTTCGGCCAGAACCCGTTCCGCCTGGATCGCCAACGCCTCACCGGCCTCGGTCAGCCGAAGCCCTCGACCGACGCGTTCGGTCAACGGGACACCGAGGCGACGTTGCAGGCTCGCCAGTTGGTGGCTGGCCGCCGACCTGCTCAACCGCAGCGACTCGGCCGCCGCGGTCAGGGTGCCGCGCAGCCGCAACTGGTGCAGCAGGGCCAACGACGACAACGACAACATTGGTGAACTGTATCGAACGGTGACCGGTGGAAAGTTGAGCTTGTCGCACCCACGAGTCGTTGTTTGACTGGTCGTAGTGCGAACTTCGAAGGGAATGAACATGACGACGGGTCTGCCCTACGCCTCCGGGGCGATACTGAGCGACACCTCCGACCACCTGCGCAAACTCAACCGTGCCTGGCAGCACATCGGCCGCCGCCGGGCCGCCGGCCTGCCGCTGTACAACCTCAGCGGCCTGGAACGGGGCCTACCGCTGCCGTCGGACCTGGACGACTGGTTGCTGGATGACGAATGGGCCGGTGCCCTGTGTGTCGACCAGATCCGGCGACACGGTCTGGAGCACCTGGGCGGCGACGCCGACACCCATGACATCGCCGTCACCAACCGGTTGACCGCCGCATTGTTCGCCGCGGCCCAGGTGATCGTGACGCCCGGTTCGACCGTTGTCGGGGTGTCACCGTCCTACAGTCACCCCGCGGTGGTCCGGGCGGTGCGGGACGCCGGTGGGCGCCTGGTCGAGACCGTCGGCGCCGACGCCGGGATCAGCGCCATCGCCGAACACGACGACGTCTCGGTGGTGGTGGTGACCCGGCTCGCCGTCACCTACGACGCGTTGTCCACGTCGGACTTGCATCGCATCGTCGCGGCCGCCCATGACGCCGGGGCGCTGGTCCTCATCGACGACGCCGGAGGAGCCCGAGTCGGCCCGGCGATCCTCGACCAGCCCAAGACCCTTGAGTTCGGGGCCGATCTGGGCGCCACCGGATTGGACAAGTACGGCGTCAGCGGTCCCCGCGTCGGCTTGCTCGGCGGACGCACCGACCTGGTCTCCAAGGCCAGGGCGCGGGCCTTCGAACTCGGTAGCGAGTGTCGACCGGTGCTTTACCCGGCGGTCGTTCGTAGTCTGTCGGAGTATCACCCGCAGCGGGTGCGTGACCTGGTCGAGTCGACGAAGGTCGTCGGTCGGCGACTGGCGGAGCGACTCGGCGACTGGGTGGAGGAGACGCCGTTCATCACCCGCCTCCCCGGAGAGGGGATTCTGGCCGAACTGCGCCGTCGCGGTGGTTCCTCGACGCCGATGGCTCCGATCGAGGCCACCGCCGCGCTGGCCATGCATCTGTTGTCGGAGTATGGATATCTGACCGTCCACTTCGCCGGGTTGCCGCCGGGAACCGATGCGCTGCTGGTGAAGTTCCTTCCCCCGGAGACCATCGAGGAGATCGGCGGACCCGACGCGTTCGCTCGGGCGGTGGACGAGTCGTTGACTGCCGTCGCCGATCGGATCGGTGACATCGAACAGGTTGAGGCCCTCATCCGGTGATCCTCCGTGCCCGACTCGGCGACGGGTCGGGCACGACCTCGTTCACCAGCCGCGCTCGCGCCACTGCGCCAGCTGCGGACGTTCGGATCCCAGGGTGGTGTCGTCACCGTGGCCGGGATGAATCACGGTGTCGTCGGGAAACCGGTCGAACAGTTTGGTGACGACATCGTTGAACAGACTGGTGAAATCGTCGGGATTGGTCGTGCGGCCGACACCTCCGGGGAACAGACTGTCCCCTGTGAACACGTGATCCGGTCCATCTGGATTGGACAAATGGAGTGCGATACCGCCCGGTGTGTGCCCCACCAGATGAATGACCTTCAGTGATATTCCGCCGACCGTTATCGTGTCGCCGTCGGCGACGGTCTCGGTGACTACCGGAATCGCTGCGGCGTCGTCGGCGTGTGCCAGCGACCTGGCGCCGCCGGCCTCCACCACGGCCTTGAGTGCCCCCACGTGATCTCCGTGTCGATGAGTGGTAACCACTGTGGACAAGGCTGCCGCGTCGGCATTCGCCAGGATCCGGTCGGGTGAGTCGGCGGCATCGATCAGCAACTGTCCACCGGTGTCGCGGCACCTCAGCAGATACACGTTGTTGTCCATGCCGCCGACGGAGAACTTAGTCAGGTCGACGCCGGGAATCGTGAGCGTGGCGGCCGGTCCGTCGGGTGTCACATGTGGGAAAGAGTTCATACCGCTCAACACCTGTCTGATCGTGGGATGGTGACGGCGGGTTCTAGGTCGCCGTTCGGCGGTGCGCCGCGGAGCACCGAACCTCACCCGACGCGGGTCGCGTCGAATCCGCCGCCAACCGCCCCGTCGCTCAACCCGTGGGGGCGTTGAGGCGTGCGCTCAACCCGCTAGATCGGGTCGAGTAGGTGAAACCGGCTTGCCCGAAACCCTGACACAGCTTAGCCTCATAGGCGTCATCACCCGGATGACGACATGCTCGGTGGGACCCGAAGGGAGGTGGCTTGTATGCCGCAGTTTGCCCCCACGGCGGGGCGATGTCCTGTCGGCCGCATCGGTATATCCGTCATGGCCACCGAACCAGTGCTGGTCTCCACTCCCTGAGGTCACGGCACTGCATCACTGAGAAAAGGTGTCAAGTTGACCACGTCATTGGCGTCCCTTGGCTGGGACGCGAAGTTCGAAGCCGCGTATCAACGTTTTGATCGTCGCGGGAACCGGCCCGGCCGGATCGCCCGAGTCGACCGGGGCGTGTGCACGGTGCTGACCGCCACCGGCACGATTCGCGCCAGTCTCGCCGGCCGCATGTTGGGTTTGATCGCCAAGGATCCACTGGCGATGCCGAGCGTCGGCGACTGGGCGGCGATTCGGCGCTGGGACGACGACCGCTACACCATCGAGGCGGTCCTGCCCCGACGCAGTGCGATCGTGCGGATGACGGCCGGAAAGGCCGCCGAGGGCCAGGCCATCGCCGCCAACGCCGACACCGTCGCCGTCGTCGAATCCCTCGACCCGGACCCCGATCCGGGACGCATCGAGAGATTGATGGCATTGGCGCATGAGTCGGGTGCGACGCCACTGTTGTTGCTGACCAAGGCCGACACCGTCGCCGACCTCGACCTGCTGATCGCCGATCTGACGACCGCCGCGCCGCCGGGAACCGAGGTCCTGGCTGTCAGCTCACACACCGGCCTCGGCCTGGACCGGTTGCGGGAGTACGTGGCCGAGGGGCGAACGCTGGCGTTGATCGGAGCCTCCGGCGCCGGAAAGTCCACTTTGGTGAACACTGTGGTCGGTGCCGACGTCATGGCCACCCGCCGACTGCGGGCCGACGGGCGCGGTCGACACACCACGTCATACCGCGCGATGGTCCCGATCCCCGGCGGGGGAGTCATCTTGGACACGCCGGGGCTGCGAGCGGTTGGACTGTTCGATCGCCGCCCCGGCGACTCCGCCACCCCCGTCGACGGACTGGCCAAGGCGTTCGAGGATCTCGAACGGTTGGCGGCGTCCTGCCGCTTCACCGACTGCCGACACGAGGCCGAACCCGACTGCGCCGTTCAGGCGGCGGTCGAGATCGGGGACCTGACCGTCCGCCGACTGGAAAACTGGCGAAAACTGCAACGCGAACAGTCCCGGGAACGTGCTCGTGTCTCCGCCCGCACCAAGCAGGGACGCAAGATGTTGGCGATTCACGGCCGTCGATCCCGCAACACCTGGGAGTGACGCCGTCGCCGTGATGGCATCCCATTTCGGTCACCGGATCGGACAACTCGGCCCAACCCGCCGAAACCGTGCGCGCGTTCAACTGACAAACTCTGGCGTCGATCCCGTCCGTGGTCGATTCGACGCGCTCAAGGAGTAGTTGAAACCTATGAACCCGATGCTGTGGTCGGTGGGGTTGCCGGTGGCGGCCGCTGCGGCATACCTGGTGCTGGGGTGGCGCAACACCACCAGATGGTTCGCCGTGATGGCCGGTGGCGCAACTCTGATCTGGTCGGCGACCACCGTCGCGCTGTCGTCTCCGCAGAGCCCGCACCACGCCTCGGCGTTGTTCGTTCTCGCGATCAGCGCCGCCGCCGTACTGGCGTTCCTAGCCCTGCCCGCCCGCATCGACGCCGAGCTCGCCGACCAGAAGATGGGGGATCGCGCGGCGGCCTGGAGCGCTGCCCTGACCGTCAGCCTGCTGGCGGTCGCCATCCTCACGGTCACCGTGACCGACCTGGGACTGAGCTGGCTGGTGCTGACGGCCGGGATCATCCCGACCGCCGCGCTGATGACCTACCAACGCACCCCCTCGGGTCGCCGGGCCGCCCGACGCCTGGTGCGTGCGAGTGTCCCCACCACGCTGGGCGGACTCGTCGCGGTCGTCCTGTACTGGTTCGGTGAGCCCTCGGCGATGGCGATGCTGCTGCTGGGCGCGGTCCTCATCGCTCACGCCGTGGCGATGCCCGCCGCACTCGCCCGCACCGGAGTGATGAGCCAACTGCCGTCGCCGTCACCGATTCTCGTCTTCGTCACGGTGCCCGCCGCCGCCGCAGCCGTGGTGGTCCGCTGGAGCGGCCAGGCCGCGTTCGTCCTGGGCGTCACCGGGGTCCGGACCTTCCTTCTGGTGACGGGAATCGTCATTCTGTTGGCGGCGACCGCCGCGATGCTGTGGAGCCGCGATCTTCGCAGCCTGTTGGGCTACGCCGGCTGCGCCAACGGCGGATTCGCGGTGCTGCTGGCGGCCGCCGGCCCCGCCTCCGGCAACCTGGTCGCCGGTTACCTGCTCGCCTTCGGGGCGATCGCGGCCGCGCTGTTGATCGCCACCGCCGACGTGGTCACGGTGGTCGGTTCGAGTGACCTGCGGCTGGTCGGCGGCTGGTCGGGACGCAGCCGTCCGCACGCGACGGTGATGACCGTCGCGCTGGCCGCGTTGGCCGGAATACCGATCTGGGGTGTGTGGTTGTCGACGTTCGAGCAGTGGGGTGGTGTCACCCCGCTGGTCGGCTTCGCCGCCGTCGTCATGGCGGCCGCGGTGTTCATGGCCGGTCGTCGGATCCTCGGGCAGGCCGCGGCACATCCGCATCTGGCGTCGCGTCGGTTGGCCGAACCACCGGCGGGACTGCCGGTCATGACCGCCGGAGTCGGTGCCTCGGTGCTGCTGGTGGTCACCGGATCGGTCTGGCTGGTGTGATTCGAATCGCCGTATCCGGTCCGCGGTGAGCGTGGCGACCCGGTTGTGCGGCTCCGGGGACACCCAAATCGGTGAGTAGGCTCGATGCGGGCCGGTGAGCGATGCCGCCGAATGTCATACCTGGGGGATAGGTTTCCGAACGTGCGTGAGTCAAACCAGCTGCCAATACGACGTGACCAGGGCCCACGTCCAGTCGATCACCCGCATTCGTCCGGCGGTCGTGCGCCGGTGACCGGGTCCGATCAAAGCCAGTACCACCGATGCGAGGCCGGCCTGTGAGCCAGAAGCGAAAGAAAACCGGCGACCACATCAGTGTCCGAGGCGCGCGGGAACATAACCTGCGCAATGTCAGCCTCGACATACCCCGCGACTCGCTCGTCGCGTTCACCGGCCTGTCCGGATCGGGAAAGTCGAGCCTGGCCTTCGACACGATCTTCGCCGAAGGACAGCGGCGTTACGTCGAGTCGCTGTCGGCATATGCCCGTCAGTTCCTCGGACAGATGGACAAACCCGACGTGGACTTCATCGAGGGACTGTCGCCGGCGGTGTCGATCGACCAGAAGTCCACCTCGAAGAACCCGCGATCGACCGTCGGCACGATCACCGAGATCTACGACTACCTGCGATTGCTGTTCGCCCGCATCGGCAGCCCCCACTGCCCGGTGTGTGGTGAGCCGGTCTCGAAGCAGACTCCGCAGCAGATCGTCGACCAGGTCCTGGCGATGGAGGAGGGCACCCGATTCCAGGTGCTGGCCCCCGTCGTGCGCGACCGCAAGGGCGAATACGAGTCCCTGTTCAGCGAGCTGCAGACCAAGGGCTACGCCCGGGCCCGCGTCGACGGCACCGTCTACCAGCTGACCGAGGTCCCCAAGCTCAAGAAGCAGGAGAAGCACTCCATCGAGGTCGTCGTCGACCGGTTGGCGGTGAAACCGACGGCCAAACAGCGACTGACCGACTCGGTGGAATCGGCCCTCGGGCTCGCCGGTGGGATCATCCTGCTCGACTTCGTCGACCTCCCCGAGGACGACCCGGCGCGAGAGCGTCGATTCTCCGAACACCTGGCCTGCCCCAACAACCACCCGTTGGCGTTGGACGATCTGGAACCCCGGTCGTTCTCCTTCAATACGCCG
Proteins encoded:
- a CDS encoding GNAT family N-acetyltransferase; amino-acid sequence: MIGEGIRLATRADLPEFLKLAAEVEHWFGPMVDEPGFHAAVLSRVDKSRALVADGEDGLHGGLLFGGRFPDFHIGWLVVATAARGTGVGRSLVAEAMRRFTAPPDSADVQAAVTVDVVTFGVDHPAAVHGGARAFYERLGFEPGRLEPTGPDGGSRQRFRWRGHRPI
- the rsgA gene encoding ribosome small subunit-dependent GTPase A — encoded protein: MTTSLASLGWDAKFEAAYQRFDRRGNRPGRIARVDRGVCTVLTATGTIRASLAGRMLGLIAKDPLAMPSVGDWAAIRRWDDDRYTIEAVLPRRSAIVRMTAGKAAEGQAIAANADTVAVVESLDPDPDPGRIERLMALAHESGATPLLLLTKADTVADLDLLIADLTTAAPPGTEVLAVSSHTGLGLDRLREYVAEGRTLALIGASGAGKSTLVNTVVGADVMATRRLRADGRGRHTTSYRAMVPIPGGGVILDTPGLRAVGLFDRRPGDSATPVDGLAKAFEDLERLAASCRFTDCRHEAEPDCAVQAAVEIGDLTVRRLENWRKLQREQSRERARVSARTKQGRKMLAIHGRRSRNTWE
- a CDS encoding YqeB family protein; protein product: MGRFERLDRARPTVVSDPGWLRALVWLGFPFAGAMLVWFAGQLVGLSSGEAPRPLAVVVTAFLAIPEPARIGGAAVIGAFLGAGLSFLAQSESLTVVVSARDVRIRRGISGELRIPATEVAAVFADGTDLVVQDAAGMEPARERHDLAVGRLRRAFLEHGYRWSDDGDPHAGDFRRWFDGTPELPERINRLLRDRATALRRWTNDRSDAIAGQLRTSGVIVRDHDDAQYWRKQAEPL
- a CDS encoding acetylxylan esterase, which encodes MPLFDMPLEQLRAYRPQRDEPADFDAFWDGTLAQAREAAGAPLFTRVDSGLSLVTVDDVEFAGGDGDPVRAWLVLPKGDIAGCVVSYLGYSHGRGLPHQHLTWAAAGWANLVMDSRGQGASARAAVGATGDPHGTDHAQSSGMMTKGISSPDTYYYRRLFTDAVLAVDVAAAHDRIDPARIVVAGGSQGGAIAQAVAGLRNDLLAAFIDVPFLSHFSRALDLASTGPYPELVEYLAGQRLDADRVMRTLSYFDGMHFAARATTTARYSVALRDTTCPPSTVFAAYNHWGGEAEIDVWPWNEHEGGMAFQTEIQLDLLRRL
- a CDS encoding YciI family protein translates to MQFIMWSSHSPESEAGTPPSPELMADMAEFMNEVAQAGILVTAGGCPPSSQVVRITSEGGKITHTDGPFTETKELIGGFAIVDVKSMEEAVEWSTRFFKVGGGDGYGYVSPLFTGAGD
- a CDS encoding MBL fold metallo-hydrolase; the encoded protein is MNSFPHVTPDGPAATLTIPGVDLTKFSVGGMDNNVYLLRCRDTGGQLLIDAADSPDRILANADAAALSTVVTTHRHGDHVGALKAVVEAGGARSLAHADDAAAIPVVTETVADGDTITVGGISLKVIHLVGHTPGGIALHLSNPDGPDHVFTGDSLFPGGVGRTTNPDDFTSLFNDVVTKLFDRFPDDTVIHPGHGDDTTLGSERPQLAQWRERGW
- a CDS encoding LysR family transcriptional regulator, translated to MLSLSSLALLHQLRLRGTLTAAAESLRLSRSAASHQLASLQRRLGVPLTERVGRGLRLTEAGEALAIQAERVLAEVERSDAVVERARREVSGTVGLAAVQTAAITVVPRALTLLRSRYPNLRVECRSLNTEEALIALPAGEVDIAVVPRYEATPLRPMEQLVATRLFRDPVRLVVPAGHRLAGSTEPVSITELAADAWVSGEPDSYFGRLVPSLCRRAGFEPDIMHRSADHTVINALVAAGHGVTVLPQSALPTTGSPGPVVLSIADSSVGREVVALTRRGSSHRPTIQAVIDGLRRAGREDGIES
- the typA gene encoding translational GTPase TypA, which gives rise to MAQRTDLRNVAIIAHVDHGKTTLVDAMLRQAGAFREGAAVDDRVMDSMDLEREKGITILAKNTAVRHRTPAGEDITINIIDTPGHADFGGEVERGLTMVDGVVLLVDASEGPLPQTRFVLRKALSARMPIVLVINKVDRPDARIKEVVDETYELFLDLDADEDQIDFPIVYACARDGLASLTEPADGEIPSDSTDLLPLFDTLLSTIPAPEYDEGSPLQAHVTNLDASPFLGRLALCRVRQGIIRKGQTVTWCRTDGSQTNVRISELLMTEALERKPAEQAGPGDIIAVAGIPEIMIGETLADAENPQPLPLITVDEPAISMTIGTNTSPLTGRAKGAKVTARMVKDRLDKELIGNVSLRVLETERPDAWEVQGRGELALAILVEQMRRENYELTVGKPQVVTREIDGKRCEPVERLTIDAPEEYLGAITQLLATRKGRMEQMVNHGTGWIRMEWLIPARGLIGFRTEFLTDTRGTGIAHHVFESYEPWFGDIRTRQSGSLVADRPGVASSYAMFNLQERGTMFVEPTTEVYEGMIVGENSRADDMDVNICKEKKLTNVRSSTAEELERLIPPRKLSLEQALEFCREDECVEVTPTAVRIRKVVLDAKQRERNRRLNAR